Proteins from a genomic interval of Gadus morhua chromosome 19, gadMor3.0, whole genome shotgun sequence:
- the ccdc62 gene encoding coiled-coil domain-containing protein 62 — protein sequence MVRECPHGSSSTTPPRSYDPSFELWQSTPVKMDNVGVFPADISKVSIRSSNEVDGRVRPYPVDNHCRTQLQHNQMSPVSDLESSTIQRQRRELQLMITELKDRDRELNTMAASHHKQLHAWEQDRQRVLSLEKRCARSDEELQKCVGVIRALTRRVRVVEARDKDLETELSTTQQQLQQLGQEHQDMERTSKDLQDKDASLTSTVLALSSQVGSLQVREEQLRATLQLKDKDVREAAAHMGELRLGLQDVEASLEESHSRADRLLRVVEETKRRYRAYRHENAALREDLQQHVTQSSAQREEIIRLQQEHQMLCRDLSLSGEGDSWKDELLALARSKQERTESELHCLRQVCDNQQSDLQLLQLNLETARVTLGERSGQESVGGHDDSLTSSPMTRNCCLANNTKQPATAVELLSHASNDGRHPSVSFCLQRALDDSQNSMAGLVCSVLKHKGSMKNQNDLVSLSLSHNSGLSEASHCPHTSLKSSCYSRTSTDKVTETPHKA from the exons ATGGTTAGAGAATGTCCTCATGGAAGCTCCTCAACCACTCCACCTCGGTCATATG ACCCCTCTTTTGAGCTTTGGCAAAGCACGCCTGTAAAAATG GATAATGTTGGAGTATTTCCTGCTGATATCAGTAAAGTTTCCATCCGATCTAGCAATGAAGTGGATGGGAGGGTCAGACCTTACCCTGTAGACAATCATTGTCGTACCCAGCTACAGCACAATCAA ATGTCACCTGTGAGTGACTTGGAGAGCTCCACCatccagagacagaggagagagctgCAGCTGATGATCACTGAGCTAAAGGACCGGGACAGGGAGCTGAACACCATGGCTGCCTCCCATCACAAGCAGCTCCACGCCTGGGAACAGGACCGCCAGCGAGTCCTTAGCCTGGAGAAGAGGTGCGCCAGGTCGGACG aagagctccagaagtgtGTGGGGGTGATCCGGGCCCTCACCAGGCGTGTCCGGGTGGTGGAGGCCAGGGACAAGGACCTCGAGACGGAGCTCAGCACCACCCAGCAGCAGCTTCAGCAGCTGGGACAGGAGCACCAGGACATGGAGCGAACCTCTAAAGACCTCCAG GATAAAGACGCCAGCCTGACCTCCACGGTGCTGGCCCTGTCCTCTCAGGTGGGCTCCCTGCAGGTCAGGGAGGAGCAGCTCAGAGCCACGCTCCAACTCAAG GATAAAGACGTGCGTGAGGCCGCCGCCCACATGGGGGAGCTGAGGCTCGGCCTGCAGGACGTGGAGGCGTCGCTCGAGGAGAGCCACTCGCGGGCAGACCGGCTCctgagggtggtggaggagaccaAGCGCCGCTACCGGGCGTACAGGCACGAGAACGCCGCCCTCAGAG AGGACTTGCAACAGCACGTGACCCAAAGCAGTGCCCAGAGAGAGGAGATTATTCGCCTCCAACAGGAGCACCAGATGCTCTGCAGGGATCTGTCCTTGTCAG GGGAGGGCGACAGCTGGAAGGATGAGTTGCTGGCGCTGGCGCGGTCCAAACAGGAACGCACAGAGTCTGAGCTTCACTGCCTAAGACAG GTGTGTGATAATCAGCAGagtgacctgcagctgctgcagctgaACTTGGAGACGGCCCGTGTGACACTGGGAGAGAGGAGCGGTCAGGAGTCTGTTGGCGG CCACGACGATTCACTGACGTCTTCGCCGATGACGAGGAACTGTTGTTTGGCGAACAACACAAAACAGCCGGCTACAGCGGTCGAGCTCCTCTCCCACGCCTCCAACGAT GGAAGGCATCCGTCCGTGTCCTTCTGTCTGCAGCGGGCTCTGGATGACTCCCAGAACTCAATGGCCGGTCTGGTCTGTAGTGTGCTCAAACACAAGGGTTCTATGAAGAACCAGAACGATTTAGTCAGCCTGAGCCTTAGCCACAACAGCGGCTTGAGTGAGGCCTCACACTGTCCCCACACAAGTCTGAAATCCTCGTGTTACAGTAGAACTTCAACAGACAAG gtcactgaaaccccaCACAAAGCGTGA